One stretch of Prunus persica cultivar Lovell chromosome G1, Prunus_persica_NCBIv2, whole genome shotgun sequence DNA includes these proteins:
- the LOC18789113 gene encoding transmembrane protein 87B isoform X1: MDFTIQMRATRTRRRNNGIFLTLSLLLLLSLFANPTNASIHIYDNQTFREVGNAYLLSGGSEGIAASLSTGSYIRFEKITFWRSKDAADKHSDMEHSTGLIQVIIFEAADRNNIGGSAYGGQRAICCTPDLAKMEGCKQGEVIRRPSAIDINWPIVLNVQFRGNYLYANMDYKEVSIPKTGMYNLFFVACDPKLKGLVMSGKTLWKNPDGYLPGRMAPLMKFYVFMSLAYVVLGIIWFTQYVRFWKDVLQLQHCITLVIALGLFEMILWYVDYVNFNNTGMRPIVVTTLVVTVGAVRKTVSRLLILIVSMGYGVVRPTLGGLTSKVLLLGTTFFLATELLNITEYVGTINDVSGRARLFLVLPDAFLDAFLILWIFTSLSRTLEQLQAKRSSVKLDMYRKFSNALAVTVIASVAWIVYEVYFKATDPFNEKWQSAWIITAFWDILAFALLCVICYLWAPSQSSQRYAYSEEVGEESDDEESQSLTRGKPEGDIGLVKQENGGSTEDLDEDDSEEDKRE; the protein is encoded by the exons ATGGATTTCACAATCCAAATGAGagcaacaagaacaagaagaagaaacaacgGCATTTTCCTAACGCTCTCTCTGCTTCTCCTTTTATCACTCTTTGCGAATCCCACAAATGCCTCGATCCACATCTACGACAACCAGACCTTCAGAGAAGTCGGCAATGCTTACCTTCTCTCCGGCGGCAGCGAAGGGATCGCCGCTTCTCTCTCTACCGGCTCTTATATTCG ATTTGAAAAAATCACCTTCTGGAGGAGCAAGGATGCTGCTGACAAGCATTCTGACATGGAGCATAGTACTGGGTTGATACAAGTTATAATTTTTGAGGCAGCTGATCGTAATAATATTGGTGGTTCTGCTTATGGAGGACAAAGAGCTATATGTTGCACCCCTGATCTTGCTAAGATGGAAGGTTGTAAGCAAGGTGAAGTCATCAGGAGACCTTCTGCAATAGATATTAACTGGCCTATTGTTTTAAATGTCCAGTTCCGTGGGAACTATCTATATGCAAATATGGACTATAAAGAGGTTTCCATCCCAAAAACTGGGatgtataatttattttttgtagcaTGTGATCCAAAACTGAAGGGACTAGTTATGAGTGGGAAAACTTTGTGGAAAAATCCTGATGGTTATCTACCTGGTCGAATGGCTCCTCTGATGAAGTTTTATGTGTTTATGTCACTTGCTTACGTGGTTCTTGGTATAATTTGGTTCACTCAGTATGTGAGGTTTTGGAAGGATGTTCTGCAACTTCAGCATTGCATCACGCTTGTTATTGCTCTTGGATTGTTTGAGATGATTCTTTGGTATGTTGATTacgtaaattttaataatacgGGGATGAGACCGATTGTTGTTACAACATTGGTTGTGACAGTTGGAGCTGTGAGAAAAACAGTTTCACGTCTTCTTATCCTCATTGTTTCAATGGGTTATGGTGTAGTGCGGCCCACTCTTGGGGGTCTTACCTCAAAGGTGCTTCTTCTTGGAACAACATTTTTTCTGGCAACAGAGTTGCTTAATATTACTGAGTATGTGGGAACAATTAATGATGTATCAGGAAGAGCCAGATTATTTCTAGTTCTTCCTGATGCTTTCTTGGACGCATTCTTGATATTGTGGATTTTTACCTCTCTCTCAAGAACACTGGAGCAGCTACAG GCAAAGAGAAGCTCTGTCAAGCTGGATATGTATAGGAAGTTCTCAAATGCATTAGCAGTGACAGTCATTGCCTCAGTCGCATGGATAGTTTATGAG GTGTACTTTAAAGCAACTGATCCATTCAATGAAAAGTGGCAGAGTGCTTGGATCATCACTGCTTTCTGGGATATTCTTGCATTTGCGTTGCTCTGTGTTATCTGTTATCTTTGGGCACCATCTCAGAGTTCTCAACG GTATGCTTACTCAGAGGAAGTGGGAGAAGAATCTGATGATGAAGAATCTCAATCTCTTACTAGAGGCAAGCCAGAGGGTGATATTGGCTTAGTCAAGCAAGAGAACGGTGGAAGCACCGAAGATCTTGATGAAGATGATTCAGAAGAAGACAAGAGGGAATGA
- the LOC18789113 gene encoding transmembrane protein 87B isoform X2, with protein MEHSTGLIQVIIFEAADRNNIGGSAYGGQRAICCTPDLAKMEGCKQGEVIRRPSAIDINWPIVLNVQFRGNYLYANMDYKEVSIPKTGMYNLFFVACDPKLKGLVMSGKTLWKNPDGYLPGRMAPLMKFYVFMSLAYVVLGIIWFTQYVRFWKDVLQLQHCITLVIALGLFEMILWYVDYVNFNNTGMRPIVVTTLVVTVGAVRKTVSRLLILIVSMGYGVVRPTLGGLTSKVLLLGTTFFLATELLNITEYVGTINDVSGRARLFLVLPDAFLDAFLILWIFTSLSRTLEQLQAKRSSVKLDMYRKFSNALAVTVIASVAWIVYEVYFKATDPFNEKWQSAWIITAFWDILAFALLCVICYLWAPSQSSQRYAYSEEVGEESDDEESQSLTRGKPEGDIGLVKQENGGSTEDLDEDDSEEDKRE; from the exons ATGGAGCATAGTACTGGGTTGATACAAGTTATAATTTTTGAGGCAGCTGATCGTAATAATATTGGTGGTTCTGCTTATGGAGGACAAAGAGCTATATGTTGCACCCCTGATCTTGCTAAGATGGAAGGTTGTAAGCAAGGTGAAGTCATCAGGAGACCTTCTGCAATAGATATTAACTGGCCTATTGTTTTAAATGTCCAGTTCCGTGGGAACTATCTATATGCAAATATGGACTATAAAGAGGTTTCCATCCCAAAAACTGGGatgtataatttattttttgtagcaTGTGATCCAAAACTGAAGGGACTAGTTATGAGTGGGAAAACTTTGTGGAAAAATCCTGATGGTTATCTACCTGGTCGAATGGCTCCTCTGATGAAGTTTTATGTGTTTATGTCACTTGCTTACGTGGTTCTTGGTATAATTTGGTTCACTCAGTATGTGAGGTTTTGGAAGGATGTTCTGCAACTTCAGCATTGCATCACGCTTGTTATTGCTCTTGGATTGTTTGAGATGATTCTTTGGTATGTTGATTacgtaaattttaataatacgGGGATGAGACCGATTGTTGTTACAACATTGGTTGTGACAGTTGGAGCTGTGAGAAAAACAGTTTCACGTCTTCTTATCCTCATTGTTTCAATGGGTTATGGTGTAGTGCGGCCCACTCTTGGGGGTCTTACCTCAAAGGTGCTTCTTCTTGGAACAACATTTTTTCTGGCAACAGAGTTGCTTAATATTACTGAGTATGTGGGAACAATTAATGATGTATCAGGAAGAGCCAGATTATTTCTAGTTCTTCCTGATGCTTTCTTGGACGCATTCTTGATATTGTGGATTTTTACCTCTCTCTCAAGAACACTGGAGCAGCTACAG GCAAAGAGAAGCTCTGTCAAGCTGGATATGTATAGGAAGTTCTCAAATGCATTAGCAGTGACAGTCATTGCCTCAGTCGCATGGATAGTTTATGAG GTGTACTTTAAAGCAACTGATCCATTCAATGAAAAGTGGCAGAGTGCTTGGATCATCACTGCTTTCTGGGATATTCTTGCATTTGCGTTGCTCTGTGTTATCTGTTATCTTTGGGCACCATCTCAGAGTTCTCAACG GTATGCTTACTCAGAGGAAGTGGGAGAAGAATCTGATGATGAAGAATCTCAATCTCTTACTAGAGGCAAGCCAGAGGGTGATATTGGCTTAGTCAAGCAAGAGAACGGTGGAAGCACCGAAGATCTTGATGAAGATGATTCAGAAGAAGACAAGAGGGAATGA
- the LOC18792310 gene encoding probable dolichyl pyrophosphate Man9GlcNAc2 alpha-1,3-glucosyltransferase — translation MEKATKRKVNNKKGKEEKPIVECDDESDAWWWLVHKGITASFLSIALFSLLVRVAVSLHPYSGAGNPPKYGDFEAQRHWMEITLNLPLKEWYRNSTVNDLRYWGLDYPPLTAYQSYVHGLFLRFFSPDSVALFTSRGHESYLGKLLMRWTVLSSDVLVFFPAVFYFVVVYYAGRNPSHRMSGIAWHMAIILLNPCLILIDHGHFQYNCISLGLTVGAIAFLLSDKDLVACVLYSLALNHKQMSAYFAPAFFSHLLGKCLRRQYPLLQVLKLGLVVLGTFLIVWWPYVHSMEAFLGVLSRLAPFERGIFEDYVANFWCTTSVLVKWKRLFPTQTLKLLSFGATISSCLPSMIQQIWSPSKQGFLYGLLNSAFSFYLFSFQVHEKSILLPLLPASLLATEEPFLFTWMTLYALFSMFPLLHRDKLVLPYLSLSALFILLNHLSSGRRDTKDTSAFRSFVTRVFLLCSVILHVVYLSMHAPARYPFLFEALIMLLCFSQFVFLTLYTNAKQWMLLKHSNLVDKEKKLL, via the exons ATGGAGAAGGCCACAAAAAGGAaagttaataataaaaagggaaaggaagaaaagccCATTGTTGAATGTGATGATGAATCTGACGCCTGGTGGTGGTTGGTCCACAAGGGAATCACAGCTTCATTCTTGTCCATTGCATTGTTTTCGTTGTTGGTTCGAGTGGCTGTCTCACTCCATCCTTACTCTGGTGCTGGAAATCCTCCCAAGTATGGCGACTTTGAAGCACAGAGGCACTGGATGGAAATCACTCTCAATCTGCCACTCAAGGAATGGTATCGTAACAGTACAGTCAATGATCTCAGATACTGGGGTCTTGACTACCCTCCTCTGACTGCTTATCAGAGTTATGTACATGGTCTTTTCCTCAGATTTTTCAGTCCTGACTCAGTTGCTCTCTTCACTTCCCGTGGCCATGAGTCCTATTTGGGAAAACTTCTCATGAGATGGACAGTGTTATCCTCTGATGTCTTGGTGTTCTTTCCTGCTGTTTTCTACTTTGTTGTAGTTTACTATGCTGGTCGAAACCCAAGTCACCGTATGAGTGGCATAGCATGGCATATGGCAATTATTTTGCTTAATCCATGTCTCATCCTAATTGACCATGGCCATTTCCAG TACAACTGCATCAGCTTGGGTCTAACTGTGGGAGCTATTGCCTTTCTTCTTTCAGACAAAGATCTTGTAGCCTGTGTCCTATACAGTCTTGCTCTCAATCACAAGCAG ATGAGTGCATATTTTGCTCCTGCATTTTTCAGCCACCTACTGGGTAAATGCCTAAGGCGTCAATATCCACTTCTTCAAGTGTTAAAACTCGGCCTTGTTGTCTTAGGAACATTTCTTATTGTCTGGTGGCCATATGTTCATTCAATGGAAGCCTTTTTGGGG GTTCTCTCTCGTCTTGCTCCTTTTGAGAGAGGGATATTTGAGGATTATGTGGCTAACTTTTGGTGTACCACTTCGGTTCTTGTAAAGTGGAAGAGATTGTTTCCAACACAAACCCTGAAGCTTCTCAGCTTTGGTGCAACTATTTCTAGTTGCCTGCCTTCAATGATTCAGCAGATATGGTCTCCAAGCAAGCAAGGTTTCCTTTATGGTTTGCTGAATAGCGCATTctcattttatttgttctcaTTCCAAG TGCACGAGAAGTCAATTTTGCTGCCTCTCCTGCCAGCAAGTCTTTTGGCAACGGAagaaccttttctttttacctGGATGACACTTTACGCCTTGTTCTCAATGTTTCCTCTTCTGCACCGTGACAAACTGGTTCTACCTTATCTGTCACTATCTGCTCTTTTTATACTTTTAAACCATTTGTCGAGTGGAAGACGGGACACAAAGGACACAAGCGCCTTCAGATCCTTTGTGACAAGAGTCTTTCTTTTGTGCTCAGTCATTcttcatgttgtttatttaaGCATGCATGCCCCAGCTAGATATCCTTTCCTTTTTGAAGCTTTGATTATGCTCCTTTGCTTCTCCCAGTTCGTTTTTCTAACTTTGTACACTAATGCGAAGCAATGGATGTTGCTGAAACACTCTAACTTGGtggataaagaaaagaaactccTTTGA
- the LOC18790315 gene encoding partner of Y14 and mago → MASSNNGGGGGGEDQPPTEIAELSKTLKDGERILAPTRRPDGTLRKPIRIRAGYVPQEEVAIYQSKGALWKKEMSSQTGPPGFDDTSVDTTKPKTKSVKRNERKKEKRIQAALEKEKTSESGETKEEEAFVENLGHVSESVKSLTSQMNEFGVSSSPALVTPPSDSTEDSNPGGPVQDIDKKIRALKKKIRLAEAQQQKTHQQDNKSEQLDKLTKLEGWHKELKLLEDKKKAELTAS, encoded by the exons ATGGCGAGCAGTAACAATGGAggcggaggaggaggagaagatcAGCCGCCAACGGAAATCGCGGAGCTTAGCAAAACCCTAAAAGACGGAGAGAGAATTCTGGCGCCAACCCGACGACCCGATGGTACGCTTCGCAAACCCATCCGTATTCGGGCTGGGTATGTCCCCCAAGAGGAAGTCGCTATTTACCAATCCAAAGGTGCTTTG TGGAAAAAGGAGATGTCCTCTCAGACTGGACCTCCAGGTTTTGATGATACTTCAGTGGATACGACAAAACCCAAGACTAAGTCTGTAAAGaggaatgaaagaaaaaaggagaagcGGATACAG GCTGCTcttgaaaaggagaaaacctCGGAAAGTGGGGAAACTAAGGAAGAGGAGGCATTTGTTGAAAATCTAGGCCATGTATCAGAATCTGTCAAGTCATTGACATCTCAGATGAACGAGTTTGGTGTTTCTTCTAGTCCTGCTTTAGTTACACCTCCCTCTGACTCAACAGAGGATTCGAATCCAGGGGGCCCAGTTCAAGATATTGATAAAAAAATTCGAGCTCTTAAAAAGAAG ATTCGACTTGCCGAAGCTCAACAACAGAAAACTCATCAGCAAGATAATAAGTCAGAGCAGCTGGACAAGTTGACAAAACTGGAAGGTTGGCATAAGGAGCTAAAGCTTTTGGAGGATAAAAAGAAGGCTGAGTTGACTGCATCGTGA
- the LOC18792043 gene encoding mRNA turnover protein 4 homolog, protein MPKSKRDRPVTLSKTKKKGREHKETIVNSIRQAAEDYSSVYVFSFENMRNLKFKEFRDQLKSTSRFFLGSNKVMQISLGRSDSDEIRPDLHKISKVLHGNAGLCFTNLPKEEVERLFSEYKEYDFARTGSIATEKVELQEGPLEQFTHEMEPFLRKQGMPVRLNKGVVELVSDFLVCDEGKPLSPESARILRLLGIKMATFRLHLISRWSPGEFELYGPGPDDSGVESS, encoded by the exons ATGCCCAAGTCTAAGCGCGATCGACCAG TTACACTTTCCAagacaaagaagaaaggaagggaACACAAAGAAACCATTGTGAATTCAATAAGGCAGGCAGCGGAAGATTACAGTTCCGTTTATGTGTTCTCTTTTGAGAACATGCGAAATCTCAAATTCAAGGAGTTCAGAGACCAGCTCAAATCAACCAGCAG ATTTTTCCTTGGTTCAAACAAAGTCATGCAAATTTCTCTAGGTCGATCTGATTCTGATGAGATCAGACCAGATCTCCACAAAATTTCTAAG GTTCTACATGGAAATGCTGGACTATGTTTCACCAATTTGCCAAAGGAAGAGGTGGAAAG gcTATTTAGCGAATACAAGGAATATGATTTTGCAAGGACGGGAAGCATAGCGACAGAGAAG GTGGAGCTTCAAGAGGGTCCTTTGGAGCAGTTCACTCATGAGATGGAACCCTTTCTACGTAAACAAGGGATGCCTGTTCGTTTGAACAAAG GTGTTGTGGAGCTTGTTTCAGACTTTCTTGTTTGTGATGAAGGAAAGCCTCTGTCACCTGAGTCAGCTCGGATACTG CGTTTGTTGGGAATCAAGATGGCTACCTTCCGACTTCACTTAATAAGCAGATGGAGCCCTGGTGAATTCGAACTCTACGGTCCAGGACCAGATGATTCAGGTGTTGAATCCTCATAA